TTATTAAAGGGAAGGCCGACATATACAGGCCCGGAAACATCGACTGGTCTGGAGAGATGGAAGAATGGTTCTAGACAAGCACAGAAAGGAGGCCGACTTCACACTGGCCCCCGTCGCAAAGCGTCTGATAAACGTGAATCCGAACACGATATCGTGGTTGGGGCTCATAGTGGCGGCGATCAGCGGCATCGTCCTCTACCTCAGCTGGGACACCCACTGGATGCTCATCCTGGCGGCCGCCCTGGTCCTTCTGTCCGGATACTTCGATGCGCTCGACGGGAAGATAGCCAAACTGGCCGGAAAGTGCTCCGTCAAAGGGGACTACCTCGACCATGTCTTCGACCGGTATGCGGACATGTTCATGATCGCCGCGATAGCCGTCAGCGGCTGGTGCAACACATATATCGGGCTTTTCGCGGTGATGGGGGTCCTGCTGACGTCCTACATGGGTACACAGGCCCAGGCCATAGGCGCCAAGAGGCTGTACGACGGTCTGCTGGGACGTGCCGACAGGGTGGTCCTCTGCTTCCTGTTCCCGATCCTCCAGTTCGTCATGTGCATGCTCTACGGCGACACCTTCGAGATATTCGGATACGACATCTCCCTGATCGAGATCATGATGATCTACTTCGCGGTGGTCGGAAACCTTACCGCGATACAGAGGGTGTTCATAACCTGGCACAATCTGGGGGAGATGGAGTCCGAGAAGAAGGAATGATCAAGTCCTTTCCTTCGGTCCGAAACCCTTTCCTGATTTTATTCTATAATAGCTGAGCGGATGCTTCACCTTCTCGCACAGATTGTCCGGGTTGAAGCATATGCCGTCGGTCTTCATGGCTCCGCATCCGGGAGGGGTGTAGCCTTCGGTCCCGTTGAGGTCCCCGGTTATGTGCTGGATCTGATAGCGGGATTTGCCCTCGTCGAAATCCGGGGATTCCGAGAAAATGGATATGATCTGATCGTAGGTCATCCCCATGGTGTGGAGGAACGACACCAGGGCGAACCTTGCGCTGTGGGGAAGGTTCTGTCCGGATCTGGCCATGGAGATGATCGCTTTTATGCAAGGCGGGAGGAATTCGTCCTTGACCCCTTCGCCGTTGGTGGGGCTGAGGGCCGCCTTGAGTTCCATGAGGGCCGCCTTCACATGCTCTATGTTCTTGGACAGATACTTTTTCAGCTCGTCCGGTACCGCAAGCGGGAGTTCCCTCTCGATCCTCAGGCGGTAGGCGTTCTGGAGAAGCCTGTCGAACTTGTCCGCCTGCAGGAGGACGTATCCGTCCCTGATATCCGTGTTTATGAGCTTCCATTCTATCGCACTCATGACGTAGGAGTACCTCAGATAGTCGGCGAAATGCATGCTGACGGTACCGTCGCGGTTGGTGTGGGCGTTCACCTCCAGCTCCTCGGCGACCATGGGGATGGCGTCCCTGTCGTCGTGCAGGAGGCGGTTGAGTCTCTCCGCCTCGGCCAGGGCGTATCTTTTGGTGAGCATCCTGTCGTCGATACAGGAGACGATCATCCTGGCATAAGGATAGGAAAGGCACTCCTCCAGGCGTCTGTATTCCGCACCCGCAAGGGGGACGTCGGGGATCTCGTGGTTCTTCAGGGAGCCTATTATGCGCTCCATCCCTCTCCGCCTGGCATCGGACCAGTCGGGGGAGGTCATCAGCTCCGCTATGTCGATATCGTTCGCCTCTATGAATTGGGAGGCGTCCTTCAGGAAAGGGTATCTTGCGGCTCTGAGGGTGTCCATCTGATGTACCTATCTCCTACGGATTAATTGAATGTGACTATTCCGCGGAGGCCTTCGACCACCCTCGGATCCTCCACGACCTTTCCGAGGTCCTCCAGGCTTCCGAAGGGTCTCGCGGCCGCTATGGCCGCGGCCCTCTTCTTCCCTATCCCCGGCAGGGATGCGAGGGAGGACATGGGCATGCGGTTGATCTCGAACGGATAGGTGACGCCGGTCACGGAACGGAATCCCCATTCCGTGACGTATACGTCGTAACTCCTGTCCAGGTCGACCTTGTAGGGGATCCCCACCAGCAGCGGGTACGATCCGGGCTGTCTTCCGAACGTTATGTTCCCGTCGTGTATCTCCGCGTATACGCCCCTGAGGACCGTCCCTATGGGGACCAGTCTCTCCAGCATCGGGTGGTCGATCTCCTCGCGGACCGTCTCCTTGAACTTCCTGAAGCGTTTCTCGCTGACCTTCACGTCGAACGGTCTGCGTGAGCCGATGACCTGGCGGATGTTTATCCTCCTCACGAGGAGTCCCTCGTCGCGGATCCTCTCCAACAGTGCCAGATCCATCTTGTACGTCTCGGAGGTCTCCCCGTCGAGGCCGCATATTATATTCAGCCCGGGAAGGATCTTCGGGAGGCCCGTCTCCCCTCTCTCTCCGCCGACGCGGTTGATCAGGCGGACGGCTTCCATGACCGATTCCGCCGTGCTGTTGAGGTTGTTCGCCTCCTCCACCGCCGGATCGGCGGATTCCAGTCCGAGTGCCAGTACGTTACCGGAGGTGCAGCAGTCCGCCAGTATCCCGATGACCTCCTCCGCCTCCTCCGGATATCTGGCTATCACGGCCGGGTTGGCGTTGTCCACGCACAGGTTGTCGAATCCCATCCCGCGGAGCCCCTCGAAAAGCCTTCTGACCTTGGGAGGATTCGGTCTGGGACATCCGGATTCCAGGTCCTCGGCGCCGTAAGACACGATGCAGGTCTGCCCGCCCACACGTATGTTCCTCACACCGAGGTCCTTCAGTCTGGCCGCCTCGGCCAGGATGTCCTCCGGTTCCCTCATGAGCGGTCTTCCTTTGGACGGTTCTATGCAGAACGAACATCCTCCGGACGCCCAGCGGTGGCACCCGCGGTACGACTCGATCTCTACCATGAGCGGTTCCGGGAAATCCTGATGCTTCTTTACGATATCCGCTCCCAGAAGCATCCATCTGTTCCATTCGTCCAACGTCCTGAGTCTTTCCCCCACCTCTTTCCCGACCATGCCGTCGTAGAGGGAGGCGGCGAGGTCCCTGTGGATACGGAAATCGAATTTCTGGGATTCCGGAGCGAAGGCGGAGGACCCCCCGATCATCTTCCATCCGCTGAGCTTGGGGGACAGTTCCTTCAGCTCCTTCAGGGACATGGGCATGGAACGGAGATACTTCCCGGGGACGGTGTTCCCGGAGAGGACCACGGACACGTCCGCATCCGGCAGCGGATGCCCGTTGCGGATCATGTCGACGGTGACGTATTCCACATCCGCCCCCGCATCCCTGGCGGCGCCGGCGACGGCGCGGATCATGGGGGAGATGTACGGAGGCACGCCTAAGGCCGCCGGGTCGTCTATGTATCCGTCGATGACGGCGACCTTGGGTCTACCTTTCATGCCGACCCCATATCCCTCCTTGGTTATTGCGTTTTGTCCCTTCCGTCCCGGATGTCCTCTGTGCGGATATCGTACCGGTACGGACCCCCTACCCGACTATGGACGGAAAGGTCCTGCCGACCGGAGGCCTATGGCGAGGGGCCGCTCTTACGTTCGATCGGAGAGCCCCCTGTCCTCCTTTCCACGACATGGCCATCGCACTGTGCCAGACGGGGACATGTTTCCAGGAGAACGGGTACGGGAAAGTAAGGGGGACACGCCCCATCCATGTAAATGACGGGTCCCCGGGGGCATCGTTTTCCACGCTCTTCCGTGTATGCAGGGATGTGTGTCTGCCATACCCGAAATCAAACACTATTAATAACAGGGAATTCTATCGGAGTTTAGAAACTTCGCAGTATTTCTTACGAAATTCGTAGAATGGTGATTGAAATGGGAATCGGAGAG
The nucleotide sequence above comes from Candidatus Methanomethylophilus alvi Mx1201. Encoded proteins:
- a CDS encoding DNA primase large subunit PriL; this translates as MDTLRAARYPFLKDASQFIEANDIDIAELMTSPDWSDARRRGMERIIGSLKNHEIPDVPLAGAEYRRLEECLSYPYARMIVSCIDDRMLTKRYALAEAERLNRLLHDDRDAIPMVAEELEVNAHTNRDGTVSMHFADYLRYSYVMSAIEWKLINTDIRDGYVLLQADKFDRLLQNAYRLRIERELPLAVPDELKKYLSKNIEHVKAALMELKAALSPTNGEGVKDEFLPPCIKAIISMARSGQNLPHSARFALVSFLHTMGMTYDQIISIFSESPDFDEGKSRYQIQHITGDLNGTEGYTPPGCGAMKTDGICFNPDNLCEKVKHPLSYYRIKSGKGFGPKERT
- a CDS encoding radical SAM protein, which codes for MKGRPKVAVIDGYIDDPAALGVPPYISPMIRAVAGAARDAGADVEYVTVDMIRNGHPLPDADVSVVLSGNTVPGKYLRSMPMSLKELKELSPKLSGWKMIGGSSAFAPESQKFDFRIHRDLAASLYDGMVGKEVGERLRTLDEWNRWMLLGADIVKKHQDFPEPLMVEIESYRGCHRWASGGCSFCIEPSKGRPLMREPEDILAEAARLKDLGVRNIRVGGQTCIVSYGAEDLESGCPRPNPPKVRRLFEGLRGMGFDNLCVDNANPAVIARYPEEAEEVIGILADCCTSGNVLALGLESADPAVEEANNLNSTAESVMEAVRLINRVGGERGETGLPKILPGLNIICGLDGETSETYKMDLALLERIRDEGLLVRRINIRQVIGSRRPFDVKVSEKRFRKFKETVREEIDHPMLERLVPIGTVLRGVYAEIHDGNITFGRQPGSYPLLVGIPYKVDLDRSYDVYVTEWGFRSVTGVTYPFEINRMPMSSLASLPGIGKKRAAAIAAARPFGSLEDLGKVVEDPRVVEGLRGIVTFN
- a CDS encoding CDP-alcohol phosphatidyltransferase family protein, which encodes MVLDKHRKEADFTLAPVAKRLINVNPNTISWLGLIVAAISGIVLYLSWDTHWMLILAAALVLLSGYFDALDGKIAKLAGKCSVKGDYLDHVFDRYADMFMIAAIAVSGWCNTYIGLFAVMGVLLTSYMGTQAQAIGAKRLYDGLLGRADRVVLCFLFPILQFVMCMLYGDTFEIFGYDISLIEIMMIYFAVVGNLTAIQRVFITWHNLGEMESEKKE